The Rhodocytophaga rosea genome has a segment encoding these proteins:
- a CDS encoding pyridoxamine 5'-phosphate oxidase family protein, translating into MKYISTKPEITKEMLSGMQGVIPSTLSTASKDGIPNVTFISQMFYVDSRHVALSFQFMNKTWRNLQENPVATAIITSPDTFSMWKVKLRYLEIQTEGPIFEQMEMQLMAITSMMKIKIDFVIKAALICKVESVEVIYEGE; encoded by the coding sequence ATGAAATACATATCCACTAAGCCTGAAATTACCAAAGAAATGCTGTCAGGTATGCAAGGCGTGATCCCTTCTACCTTGTCTACTGCCAGTAAAGATGGAATTCCTAATGTTACATTTATTTCGCAAATGTTTTATGTAGATTCCAGGCATGTAGCGCTTTCCTTCCAGTTCATGAATAAAACCTGGCGAAATTTGCAGGAAAACCCAGTAGCTACAGCTATTATTACTTCTCCCGATACTTTTTCTATGTGGAAAGTGAAATTGCGCTACCTGGAAATCCAGACAGAAGGACCTATTTTTGAGCAAATGGAGATGCAACTGATGGCTATTACTTCTATGATGAAAATCAAGATAGATTTTGTTATTAAAGCGGCTTTGATCTGTAAAGTGGAATCGGTAGAAGTTATCTATGAAGGAGAATAA
- a CDS encoding methyltransferase produces MNTVKTTLNKVANPAHILEVGMGFWASKTLLTAIKLEVFTLLGDNLLHGEEIRTRLQLHERGFYDFMDTLVTLQFLQRERIGYSSFYENTEETALFLDKNKPSYIGGILEMANDRLYKFWGDLEEALRTGKPQNEVKYTGKPVFEAIYTQPEVLQQFMNGMAGVQKGNFAALAEKFPFEQYRSLADIGGANALLSISVATQHPHLQITSLDLPPVEPIALKNVEKAGLTHQITVSSLDMMSQDFPKAEVITMGNILHDWGVADKKKLIQKAYDALPENGALVVIENIIDDERRHNAFGLMMSLNMLIETEGGFDYTLAEFNQWAIGAGFRSTAKIHLTGPASAVVAYK; encoded by the coding sequence ATGAACACTGTAAAAACAACACTAAACAAAGTAGCTAACCCGGCACATATCCTGGAAGTAGGTATGGGATTCTGGGCATCTAAAACTTTACTGACTGCCATCAAACTCGAAGTATTTACCCTCCTGGGAGACAATCTTTTGCATGGAGAAGAAATCAGAACCAGATTACAATTGCATGAAAGAGGCTTTTATGATTTTATGGATACCCTGGTAACGCTCCAGTTTTTGCAGCGGGAAAGAATAGGTTATAGCTCTTTTTATGAAAATACGGAAGAAACAGCCCTTTTCCTGGATAAGAACAAACCCAGCTATATCGGAGGTATTCTGGAAATGGCCAACGACCGCCTGTATAAATTCTGGGGAGATCTGGAAGAAGCTCTGCGTACCGGCAAGCCGCAGAATGAGGTGAAATACACCGGTAAACCAGTTTTCGAAGCCATTTATACCCAGCCAGAGGTTTTACAGCAGTTTATGAATGGGATGGCAGGTGTACAAAAAGGTAATTTTGCTGCCCTCGCCGAAAAATTTCCGTTTGAACAGTATCGTTCGCTCGCAGATATTGGCGGGGCAAATGCGCTGTTGTCTATTTCAGTAGCGACTCAGCATCCACATCTGCAAATTACTTCCCTCGATCTACCACCGGTAGAACCCATTGCCCTAAAAAATGTAGAAAAAGCCGGATTAACACATCAGATTACTGTAAGCAGTTTAGATATGATGAGCCAGGATTTTCCAAAAGCTGAAGTAATCACCATGGGAAATATTCTGCACGACTGGGGCGTAGCGGACAAGAAAAAATTGATACAAAAAGCATATGACGCCCTTCCCGAAAATGGTGCCCTGGTGGTGATCGAAAATATTATTGATGACGAACGCCGCCACAATGCATTTGGCCTGATGATGTCACTGAATATGCTCATTGAGACAGAAGGAGGCTTTGATTATACTCTGGCTGAATTCAACCAGTGGGCTATTGGAGCAGGTTTCCGTTCTACTGCCAAAATCCACCTGACCGGACCAGCAAGTGCAGTGGTTGCCTACAAGTAA
- a CDS encoding ThuA domain-containing protein: protein MSVKDYAKKTAFALILSAMAGGGFYACKTATTASIPTVSQPVAETKTPRVLIFSKTSGYYHQSIPSGIAAIQKLGRENNFAVDTTKNSAYFVEDSLKNYSAVIFLSTTQNVLNPDQQVAFERFIQAGGGFVGIHAAADTEYNWPWYNKLVGAYFLSHPNNPNVRKATIDVIDTSHISTKGLPARWERNDEWYNYKSINPDLKVLAKLDEDSYEGGENAGNHPIVWYHDYDGGRAFYTGLGHTNETFVEPMFVNHLLGGIRYAIGQNQKLDYSKAYGVKKPEENRFKKTILSNDLNEPMELAVAPDGRVFYVERAGKFYMYDPATKKTRLLRDFPVKAVEKYLNGLLGITLDPDFSQNNWMYFFHTAEENGQTKQHVSRFTLGKDGFLDLASEKVIIQIPIDLEVSAHTGGSLAWDKDKNLYISTGDNTVPFESSGFAPIDDRPGRLTFDAQRSAGNPNDLRGKILKIHPEADGTYTIPEGNLFPKGTPGTRPEIYVMGCRNPYRMSVDQETSIVYWGEIGPDSGTDGPQGPRGYDEINQAKKPGNYGWPLFVGDSKPYHDYDFETKAVGNLFDINAPVNNSPNNTGAKTLPPAQKAMIWYPYNKSDEFPELGTGGRSAEAGPVYHFDANLKSEVKIPEYYDKALFIFDWMRNWVFAVRLDENQNFKRMEPFMATNGDFRRPIDMEIGPGGEFYMLEYGTVYGIDNDDARLVKIEFNPGNRMPVAMASARDTIGLAPLKVNFSSRRSYDFDEEDKLSYEWTFEKNQPVSTEANPSYTFQKDGVYPVLLKVTDPSGMSSTDTLEVKVGNTLPQVAINTEGNSTFFFAQDTPLKYAVEVKDNEDKVIDKKKVQVKLNYIPKVASQQAITGHQQITSSYNLGKNLMANSDCKACHQLNGKSVGPSFMEVSQKYTGDKNAVAKLANKIITGGGGVWGEKAMNAHPQLSVEDASEIVKYVLTLSTQQSQAKLPLQGNTVLKEHVGKETQGRYILTASYTDKGGSITPLSRTETLILRPSKVEAEDADVMSNAQRFGRAAGGANKAYLMFKNIDLTGISKLNYSYSSSGDGIVEVHTGSAKGPVISTLDFTATGGRGKYAELSAPLNNPGGKHDLYFVFKKKDEKVNDNTPLIGIDWISFEK from the coding sequence ATGTCCGTAAAAGATTACGCTAAAAAAACAGCTTTTGCCCTTATATTGAGTGCCATGGCTGGCGGAGGGTTCTATGCCTGTAAAACGGCAACTACCGCCAGTATCCCTACTGTGAGCCAGCCGGTGGCAGAAACAAAAACACCCAGGGTACTTATCTTCTCTAAAACAAGTGGATATTACCACCAGTCGATTCCCAGTGGAATAGCGGCTATTCAGAAATTAGGCCGGGAAAATAACTTCGCCGTAGATACCACTAAAAATTCTGCCTATTTTGTAGAAGACAGCCTGAAAAACTATAGTGCTGTTATTTTCCTGAGCACCACCCAGAATGTACTCAATCCGGATCAGCAGGTAGCCTTTGAGCGTTTTATTCAGGCCGGAGGAGGTTTTGTGGGCATTCATGCAGCAGCCGATACCGAATATAACTGGCCCTGGTATAACAAACTGGTAGGCGCATATTTTTTGAGCCATCCCAACAATCCCAATGTACGCAAGGCTACAATTGATGTAATCGACACTTCTCATATTTCCACCAAAGGATTGCCTGCCCGCTGGGAGCGCAACGACGAGTGGTATAATTATAAAAGCATCAATCCCGACCTGAAAGTGCTGGCTAAACTAGATGAGGACAGCTATGAAGGCGGAGAGAATGCTGGCAACCATCCGATTGTATGGTACCATGACTATGATGGCGGACGGGCTTTTTACACTGGCTTAGGACATACCAACGAAACCTTTGTGGAACCTATGTTTGTGAATCACCTGCTGGGTGGTATCCGTTATGCCATCGGGCAGAATCAGAAACTAGACTATTCAAAAGCGTATGGGGTGAAAAAGCCTGAGGAGAACCGCTTCAAAAAAACCATTCTTTCCAATGATTTAAACGAACCTATGGAACTGGCGGTAGCACCAGACGGACGAGTGTTCTACGTAGAACGGGCTGGTAAATTTTATATGTATGACCCGGCAACCAAGAAAACCCGCCTGTTGCGTGATTTTCCGGTAAAAGCGGTAGAAAAATATCTCAATGGCTTGCTGGGAATTACGTTAGATCCGGATTTCAGCCAGAATAACTGGATGTATTTCTTCCATACCGCCGAAGAAAACGGACAGACTAAACAGCATGTTTCCCGTTTCACCCTGGGCAAAGATGGTTTTCTGGACCTGGCTTCAGAAAAAGTAATTATCCAGATTCCCATTGACCTGGAAGTAAGTGCCCATACCGGCGGCTCTCTGGCCTGGGACAAAGACAAAAACCTGTACATTTCTACCGGCGACAATACTGTTCCCTTCGAATCCAGTGGCTTTGCTCCTATCGACGACAGGCCAGGACGTTTAACCTTCGATGCCCAGCGCTCTGCCGGAAATCCCAATGACCTTCGTGGCAAAATCCTTAAAATTCACCCGGAAGCAGATGGCACCTATACCATTCCGGAAGGAAACCTCTTTCCAAAAGGTACGCCTGGCACCCGCCCGGAAATTTATGTCATGGGTTGCCGCAATCCTTATCGCATGTCGGTAGACCAGGAAACTTCTATTGTATACTGGGGTGAAATTGGCCCGGATTCTGGTACAGATGGTCCGCAAGGCCCGAGAGGTTATGATGAAATTAACCAGGCAAAAAAACCCGGTAACTATGGCTGGCCGCTGTTTGTAGGTGATAGTAAGCCTTATCACGATTATGACTTCGAAACCAAAGCGGTTGGCAATTTATTCGATATAAATGCGCCGGTAAATAATTCACCCAATAATACTGGTGCCAAAACCTTACCTCCGGCTCAGAAAGCCATGATCTGGTATCCGTATAATAAATCAGATGAATTTCCTGAACTGGGTACTGGCGGCAGAAGCGCAGAAGCCGGTCCGGTCTATCACTTTGATGCAAACCTGAAGTCAGAGGTAAAAATACCAGAGTACTACGATAAAGCTCTGTTCATTTTTGACTGGATGCGTAACTGGGTGTTTGCCGTACGTTTAGACGAAAATCAGAACTTCAAACGGATGGAGCCATTTATGGCCACCAATGGCGATTTCAGACGGCCAATAGATATGGAAATTGGTCCGGGAGGTGAATTCTACATGCTGGAATATGGTACCGTATATGGCATTGATAACGACGATGCCCGGCTTGTAAAAATAGAGTTTAATCCCGGAAACCGCATGCCGGTAGCCATGGCTTCTGCCAGAGATACCATTGGGTTAGCGCCTTTGAAAGTAAACTTCAGCAGCCGCCGCAGCTATGATTTCGATGAGGAAGACAAACTGAGTTATGAGTGGACATTCGAAAAAAACCAGCCAGTTTCTACAGAAGCGAATCCTTCCTATACTTTCCAGAAAGATGGAGTATACCCGGTACTATTGAAAGTTACAGACCCTTCGGGCATGAGCAGCACTGATACCCTCGAGGTAAAAGTAGGCAATACATTGCCCCAGGTGGCGATCAATACAGAAGGTAATAGCACTTTCTTTTTTGCCCAGGATACGCCTCTCAAATATGCAGTAGAAGTAAAAGACAATGAAGACAAAGTAATTGACAAGAAAAAAGTACAGGTTAAGCTCAACTATATTCCCAAAGTAGCCAGCCAGCAGGCAATAACAGGTCACCAGCAAATTACCAGTTCTTATAATCTGGGCAAAAACCTGATGGCAAACAGCGACTGCAAGGCTTGTCACCAACTGAACGGAAAATCGGTAGGGCCATCTTTTATGGAAGTTTCCCAGAAATATACTGGCGATAAAAATGCAGTAGCGAAACTAGCCAACAAAATCATTACCGGTGGCGGTGGCGTATGGGGCGAAAAAGCCATGAATGCTCATCCGCAATTGTCCGTGGAAGATGCTTCTGAAATTGTAAAATATGTACTTACCTTATCTACGCAACAGTCGCAGGCTAAACTTCCATTGCAGGGAAATACAGTATTGAAAGAACATGTGGGCAAAGAAACGCAGGGACGGTATATTCTGACGGCTTCTTATACAGACAAAGGCGGAAGTATTACGCCCCTGAGCCGGACAGAAACACTTATCCTACGTCCTTCCAAGGTTGAAGCAGAAGATGCTGATGTGATGAGTAATGCGCAGCGGTTCGGCAGGGCAGCTGGTGGTGCTAATAAAGCCTATCTGATGTTTAAAAACATAGACCTGACAGGTATCAGCAAGCTGAATTATTCTTATTCTTCCAGTGGAGATGGGATAGTAGAAGTACATACTGGTTCGGCAAAAGGTCCGGTGATTAGTACACTCGACTTTACAGCAACAGGTGGCAGAGGAAAATATGCAGAGTTGAGCGCCCCTCTCAATAATCCTGGCGGCAAACATGACCTGTATTTTGTTTTCAAGAAGAAAGACGAAAAAGTGAATGACAATACTCCTTTAATCGGCATCGACTGGATCAGCTTTGAGAAGTAA
- a CDS encoding GreA/GreB family elongation factor, with product MSRAFVKEDDSGQAPIIPPRAALPAGVPNYVTPQGLAMLRTELAALETKHTQIETSALEDSERTRQLTILNAQLNALTSRIASAKLIDPGSQPSDQVRFGATVTLRTRNGKQAGTERQFTIVGVDEASVPEGKIAFIAPIARTLTGVTIGQILLLQMGPSQEEVEVIDISYASPEKSTNE from the coding sequence ATGAGCAGAGCATTTGTAAAAGAAGACGATTCCGGACAAGCACCTATCATTCCGCCTAGAGCGGCCCTACCTGCAGGTGTTCCTAATTATGTAACGCCGCAGGGTCTGGCCATGCTGCGAACCGAATTAGCAGCGCTTGAAACAAAGCATACACAAATAGAAACCAGCGCTCTGGAAGATTCGGAGCGTACGCGGCAACTTACTATTCTCAATGCTCAGCTAAACGCCCTTACCAGTCGTATCGCCTCTGCCAAACTCATTGACCCGGGCAGCCAGCCTTCTGATCAGGTCAGGTTTGGAGCAACGGTAACCTTGCGTACCCGGAATGGAAAGCAGGCTGGTACAGAACGGCAGTTTACCATTGTAGGTGTAGATGAAGCCTCTGTACCTGAAGGAAAGATCGCCTTTATTGCACCTATTGCCCGTACGCTCACAGGTGTAACTATCGGACAAATACTTTTGCTGCAAATGGGTCCCAGCCAGGAAGAAGTAGAGGTCATAGACATTAGCTATGCCAGCCCGGAGAAAAGCACAAATGAATAA
- the araD1 gene encoding AraD1 family protein yields the protein MRLIQCIDTTGVRKVGIVEKDTVQFLRDVSSTYQLFQKALGNHISMEEQAKQLASGQYQSYENIASQGKILVPLDHPDPYHAWLTGTGLTHLGSAASRDSMHQKLQNKQELTDSMKMFQMGLENGKMRGNTPASQPEWFYKGNGLGVVHPDQPLLSPAFALDGGEEPEIVGLYIIDADGNPRRLGFALGNEFSDHRMERINYLYLAHSKLRPCSFGPELLLGELPGHITGMSRIYRNGGLLWEKEFLTGEENMSHNLANLEHHHFKYEMFRQPGDVHVHFFGTSVLSFANGITTQDGDIFEIEAEGFGRPLRNKLQVRTS from the coding sequence ATGCGACTGATTCAATGCATAGATACTACCGGTGTGCGCAAAGTAGGAATTGTAGAAAAAGATACCGTTCAGTTCTTAAGAGATGTATCTTCTACCTATCAATTATTCCAGAAAGCGCTTGGCAATCACATCAGCATGGAAGAACAAGCAAAACAACTGGCTTCCGGCCAGTATCAATCATATGAAAATATAGCTTCACAGGGCAAAATTTTAGTGCCGCTGGATCATCCCGACCCTTATCATGCCTGGCTTACTGGTACTGGCCTGACTCATCTGGGGAGTGCTGCTTCCAGAGATAGTATGCACCAGAAGTTGCAGAACAAACAGGAGCTTACTGATTCTATGAAAATGTTTCAGATGGGTCTGGAAAACGGAAAGATGAGAGGAAATACGCCAGCTTCGCAACCAGAATGGTTTTACAAGGGCAATGGACTTGGTGTAGTACATCCTGATCAGCCGCTGCTCTCCCCTGCTTTTGCCCTGGATGGTGGAGAAGAACCGGAAATAGTAGGATTATATATAATAGATGCTGACGGAAATCCCAGGCGGCTTGGTTTTGCCCTGGGCAACGAATTTTCAGACCACCGCATGGAACGGATCAATTACCTGTACCTGGCACATTCCAAACTCAGGCCTTGTTCATTCGGTCCGGAATTGCTGTTGGGTGAACTGCCAGGACATATAACTGGTATGAGCCGGATTTACCGCAACGGCGGGTTGCTATGGGAGAAAGAGTTTTTGACCGGAGAGGAAAATATGAGCCATAATCTGGCAAATCTGGAACACCATCACTTTAAATATGAAATGTTCCGGCAACCCGGCGATGTACACGTACATTTCTTTGGAACATCGGTGCTTAGTTTTGCCAATGGCATTACAACCCAGGATGGGGATATATTTGAAATTGAGGCAGAAGGTTTTGGCCGGCCTTTAAGGAATAAGCTACAAGTAAGAACGAGTTAA
- a CDS encoding SDR family oxidoreductase, which produces MKTLVTGGTGTVGSQVVQYLLQENKQVRVLTTSPENAIRLPKSVEAVIGDLDKPETLDQAFEGIDNVFLLNAQSHTEIQQGIHAVAAAKKAGVRKIVYQSIHQVRQAPHVPHFYTKIAIEEAVINSGLSYTFVSPNNFYQNDFWLVEAIAGYNLYPQPIGHIGLNRVDVRDIAEIAVKALYSDELNGKTIALVGPDILNGATTAHLLTEILNYPVAYAGNDLVSWAAQAKLILPAWKVDDWVEMYQFFQKQGLIASENELSELTQLLGRPPRSYADFIKEHKSTFLRKPVEA; this is translated from the coding sequence ATGAAAACATTAGTTACCGGGGGTACCGGAACCGTAGGCAGCCAGGTAGTTCAGTATCTGCTACAAGAAAACAAACAGGTACGGGTACTCACTACTTCTCCTGAAAATGCCATTCGCTTACCAAAATCCGTGGAGGCAGTGATAGGTGACCTGGATAAGCCCGAAACCCTTGATCAAGCATTTGAAGGCATTGACAACGTATTTTTACTGAATGCCCAGAGCCATACCGAAATACAGCAAGGTATTCATGCGGTAGCAGCAGCCAAAAAAGCAGGTGTCAGGAAAATAGTATACCAGAGCATCCACCAAGTCCGTCAGGCTCCGCATGTTCCTCACTTTTATACCAAAATTGCCATTGAAGAAGCCGTGATCAACTCTGGCCTGTCCTATACTTTTGTAAGTCCTAATAATTTTTACCAGAACGATTTCTGGCTGGTAGAAGCCATAGCTGGTTATAATCTTTATCCGCAACCTATTGGCCACATTGGTTTGAACCGGGTAGATGTACGTGACATTGCTGAAATAGCCGTAAAGGCATTGTATTCAGATGAGTTAAATGGAAAAACGATAGCCCTGGTTGGCCCGGATATACTGAATGGAGCTACTACTGCCCATCTGTTAACCGAAATACTAAATTACCCTGTTGCCTATGCTGGCAATGACCTGGTATCCTGGGCAGCACAGGCAAAACTTATATTGCCTGCCTGGAAAGTAGATGACTGGGTAGAAATGTATCAGTTTTTCCAGAAACAGGGCCTTATAGCTTCGGAAAATGAGCTTTCTGAGCTCACACAACTGTTAGGACGCCCTCCCAGAAGCTATGCCGATTTTATAAAAGAACATAAAAGTACATTTTTACGCAAACCAGTAGAGGCCTAA
- a CDS encoding MmcQ/YjbR family DNA-binding protein: MNIEDFRTYCLQKKGASEELPFGEDTLVFKVGGKIFALTGMESKPLSFNVKCDPEKAVFLRETYACVRPGYHMNKKHWNTIIADGSAGLRLLHEWIDDSYNLVVASLPKAHQKAILEEE; this comes from the coding sequence TTGAATATAGAAGATTTTAGAACCTATTGTTTACAAAAAAAAGGAGCAAGTGAAGAATTGCCTTTCGGAGAAGATACACTTGTTTTTAAGGTGGGCGGTAAAATATTTGCCCTTACTGGCATGGAAAGCAAACCACTAAGCTTTAATGTAAAATGTGATCCGGAAAAGGCAGTATTCCTAAGAGAAACATATGCTTGTGTACGACCTGGTTATCATATGAACAAAAAGCACTGGAACACCATTATTGCCGACGGTTCAGCAGGTTTACGCTTGTTGCATGAATGGATTGATGATTCTTACAATCTGGTGGTTGCCTCTTTGCCCAAAGCCCATCAGAAGGCGATTCTGGAGGAAGAATGA
- a CDS encoding DUF6728 family protein: protein MSRIKEYFRLGEVFGYFFRKNDPSRPTNVNLRMMHGINKISMIMFLIGIIFIIIKKFFS, encoded by the coding sequence ATGAGTAGAATTAAAGAGTATTTCCGCCTGGGTGAAGTATTTGGTTATTTTTTCAGAAAAAATGACCCCAGCCGCCCTACCAATGTGAACCTGAGAATGATGCATGGAATTAATAAAATTTCCATGATCATGTTTCTGATCGGGATTATATTTATTATCATTAAAAAGTTCTTTTCCTGA
- a CDS encoding LytR/AlgR family response regulator transcription factor, translating into MPRIRILALEDNTLHADILRMTLDTLGYELIDIADNSKDLIRLLEATDPDLLLMDVDIGEAFTGIDLVKKINENIDIPVIYVTSLKEEQVFKKAKETLPDAYINKPYQPEQLQAAIELACYKKQKESSYIAKSRNKDIAAKSVFVKEGDNLIKISLPDILLVEAYDKYCFIYTREKKYLLSVQLKNIADALPTEQFLQVHRSYIINIDAIEKVRLSQNSLEIAGKQIPFSKTYKNTLFSRLKML; encoded by the coding sequence ATGCCCCGGATACGAATACTTGCCTTAGAAGATAATACCCTGCATGCCGATATTTTACGGATGACGCTGGATACCTTAGGTTACGAATTGATTGATATTGCCGATAATTCTAAAGACCTGATCCGATTGCTGGAAGCCACCGATCCTGATCTGCTGCTGATGGATGTAGATATTGGAGAAGCCTTCACAGGCATAGATCTGGTGAAAAAAATCAACGAAAACATAGATATCCCGGTGATCTATGTTACTTCACTAAAGGAAGAGCAGGTATTTAAAAAAGCCAAAGAAACCCTGCCGGATGCCTATATTAATAAACCTTACCAGCCCGAGCAACTACAGGCGGCGATTGAACTGGCTTGTTATAAGAAGCAAAAAGAAAGCAGTTATATTGCCAAATCCCGCAATAAAGACATTGCTGCAAAATCGGTATTTGTAAAAGAAGGAGATAACCTGATTAAAATTTCTTTACCGGATATACTGCTCGTAGAAGCGTATGATAAATACTGCTTCATTTACACCAGGGAGAAAAAATACCTGCTCAGCGTACAACTCAAAAACATAGCTGATGCCCTTCCGACAGAGCAATTTTTACAGGTGCACCGCTCCTATATCATTAATATCGATGCCATTGAGAAAGTACGCCTGAGTCAGAACAGCCTCGAAATAGCCGGCAAACAGATCCCCTTTAGTAAAACCTATAAAAATACTTTGTTCTCCCGGCTGAAAATGCTGTAA
- a CDS encoding diheme cytochrome c-553, translating into MNKTIINIALAIWTICTIISGMVACNNSKSESKAATELSEESEVSETTTNETMVKRGEYLVTIMGCHDCHSPKKFGPRGPEPDPDRLLSGHPQDMPIAKVDTAIVGPWVLFNAHTTATVGPWGASFAANITSDATGIGNWTEEQFFRALREGKYKGLPNNRMLLPPMPWPMFSKLEDNDLKAIFVYLKTVKPVKNIPPAPRPLSELSSLY; encoded by the coding sequence ATGAATAAAACAATCATTAATATAGCTCTGGCTATCTGGACAATCTGCACCATTATCAGTGGAATGGTAGCCTGCAATAATTCAAAATCTGAATCTAAAGCAGCCACCGAACTCAGCGAAGAAAGTGAAGTAAGCGAAACTACAACCAACGAAACTATGGTGAAGCGGGGAGAATACCTGGTTACTATTATGGGTTGCCATGACTGCCATTCACCCAAAAAATTTGGTCCCAGAGGTCCCGAACCTGATCCGGATCGGTTGCTTTCCGGACATCCGCAGGATATGCCAATTGCTAAAGTGGATACTGCCATAGTCGGACCCTGGGTATTATTTAATGCACACACTACAGCTACTGTTGGTCCATGGGGTGCATCTTTTGCAGCTAATATCACCTCTGATGCTACCGGTATTGGTAACTGGACGGAAGAACAGTTTTTCAGGGCCTTACGGGAAGGAAAATACAAGGGATTGCCTAACAACCGGATGCTCTTACCTCCAATGCCCTGGCCTATGTTTTCAAAGCTGGAAGACAATGATTTAAAAGCCATTTTTGTTTATCTGAAAACTGTTAAACCTGTAAAAAACATTCCGCCCGCCCCTCGGCCACTAAGTGAACTCAGTAGTTTGTATTAG
- a CDS encoding GAF domain-containing sensor histidine kinase: MENIIKLSVSFKELEAEKRKNEIIRQLSLELSKTSILKEKLDNILAILDHSLGLKHTMLLLPDDTRQRLKVFSSRGFDEQGIGAEVNVGQGIIGVVALKKKKLRMANISRSRTYMSIIAQGSQLKQDIFLPSLSNAESQVALPLLVNDELIAVLSAESADLNFFSLEDEEFLMTLSQLMAHSIQNAIILEQLEQKVQERTAALEKQKQELEKANASKDRLFAIIGHDLRNPAAALQHVAELIQYFSKKGDTQKVIETGNNIVKEAKTLNCIIDNLLNWSITQTGDLKIHPEEICLDEIVKEVIELYDDIAAAKNIQIQVNNPDCLAVFADRNATHTVLRNLVSNAIKFTRPGGNIIITAIQQAQTALITVKDDGVGILPEHIPALFDLKENKSTRGTAKEKGTGLGLVLVKEMVKLNGGEVSITSIPNEGTTVYLLLPGISE; this comes from the coding sequence ATGGAAAATATAATAAAGCTTTCTGTTTCTTTCAAGGAGCTGGAAGCCGAAAAAAGAAAGAATGAAATCATCCGGCAACTTTCGCTGGAACTAAGCAAAACTTCCATACTGAAGGAGAAACTGGATAATATTCTGGCTATATTAGATCATAGCCTAGGCCTGAAACATACGATGTTGCTGCTGCCAGATGATACCAGGCAGAGATTAAAAGTATTTTCCAGCCGGGGTTTTGATGAACAAGGGATTGGTGCAGAAGTAAACGTAGGGCAAGGTATTATTGGAGTAGTTGCATTGAAAAAGAAAAAGCTTCGGATGGCCAATATTTCACGGTCCCGCACTTATATGTCCATCATCGCCCAGGGGTCTCAACTTAAACAAGATATTTTCCTGCCTTCACTTTCTAATGCAGAAAGCCAGGTAGCTTTGCCCCTGCTGGTGAATGATGAACTCATCGCTGTACTTTCTGCCGAAAGTGCCGACCTGAATTTTTTTAGCCTGGAAGATGAAGAGTTTCTGATGACACTTTCCCAGTTAATGGCACACTCTATTCAGAATGCCATTATATTGGAACAATTAGAGCAAAAAGTACAGGAAAGAACGGCCGCTCTCGAAAAGCAAAAACAGGAACTAGAAAAAGCCAATGCCAGCAAAGACCGTTTGTTTGCCATTATCGGTCACGATCTGCGTAATCCGGCGGCGGCTCTCCAACACGTAGCTGAACTGATTCAGTATTTTAGTAAAAAAGGCGATACCCAAAAGGTAATTGAAACCGGAAATAATATCGTAAAGGAAGCCAAAACCCTAAATTGCATTATAGATAACCTGCTCAACTGGTCGATCACCCAGACCGGCGATTTAAAAATACACCCGGAGGAAATCTGCCTGGATGAAATAGTTAAAGAAGTGATTGAACTTTACGATGATATTGCCGCAGCTAAAAATATTCAGATACAAGTAAATAACCCTGACTGTCTTGCTGTGTTTGCCGACAGAAACGCTACCCATACTGTATTACGCAATTTAGTAAGCAATGCCATCAAATTTACCCGTCCGGGAGGCAATATCATAATTACTGCTATTCAGCAGGCACAAACCGCTTTGATCACCGTAAAAGATGATGGAGTAGGAATTTTGCCCGAACATATACCTGCCCTGTTTGATTTGAAAGAAAATAAGAGCACCAGAGGCACGGCCAAAGAAAAAGGAACTGGTCTGGGTTTGGTATTAGTGAAAGAAATGGTCAAACTCAATGGCGGCGAAGTATCCATCACCAGCATTCCCAACGAAGGTACCACTGTATATCTGCTGCTTCCCGGGATATCAGAGTAG